Within Synechococcus sp. NB0720_010, the genomic segment TTGCTACGCCCCCAAGGCGCGCCGCGGACGGATCCATCCCGCGACCCGCAGCTTCCAGGCCCTGCGCATCGCCGTCAACGACGAACTGGGGGCCCTGGATCGCCTGCTCCAGCAAGCCCCCGACTGGTTAGAGCCCGGCGGCCTGATGGGGGTGATCAGTTTTCACTCCCTTGAGGATCGCCGCGTCAAAACCGCCTTCAGCAGCGACGAGCGGCTGCAACGGGTGACCCGAAAACCAGAAACGGCTGGAGAGGAGGAGCAGAGCTCCAACCCTCGCAGCCGTTCCGCAAAATGGCGCGTCGCTAGGCGGCGCGATCTGAGCTGATCAGTTGTTGTTCATGATCCCGGTGTGGTCCTGGCTGCCGAACAGCTGGCGGTAGGCCGCGGTGCTTACGCAGATCAGCACCGGAGCCAGCACCAGCAGGCCACCGGCGTTGAACAGGTAGGCGACGCCAGCGACGACGCTCTCGACGATCACGAACCAGAGCACGGTCCACCAGCTGGGGTTGACCCCGTCGATGCCGGCCTGCAGGGTTTCGACCGGGCGCTTAGTGCCATAAAGCGACATCGGCACCAGGAACTGCTGGGTCACGACCAGCCAGATCTTGAAGATCGCAAAGGCGATCACGGGGATCCAGAACAGCACGGTGTTGACCTTGCCGAGGCCGAAGCCGATGCCCCAGGCGACGGCGCCCACGACCGCCAGCACGATCACCAGCAGCAGGCTGGAGCCGAAGAGGCGGCCGCTGGCATCGCTATCCCAGCGGGTGAAGCTGCTGAAGCTGGGTTTCTGGCCTTCGAGGCTGGTCCAGGCACCGCGGGTCAGCCCCACGGCGGCCCAGAGGGCCACGATGATGTAGCCGATGATTCCGACCACCAGGCCGATCTTGGTGGCGACGGGATGAAGCAGGGCCGGAGCGCCAAGGGCCAGGTGCAGCAGGCCGCTGGTGATCAGGCCGATGAAGGGGGCCATGATCACGAGCACCAGCACCTGGAACAGCACGAAGGGCCAGGGGGCGCGGCAGAAGGCCTGCCAGCCATCCTCAATCGCTCGCAGGATCGAGAGCTTGTTGGTGCCTGGGGTGGGCAATCCCATCGAAAAAGCAGGTGTTTGGCCGGAAAGTAGCGACCGCGACAGCGCCTGCCTACCAATGTTGAGCTTTTGAAGCGCTAGGCCCGGCGAAGGGTCTTGAGCGTTTCCTCCAGGACGTCCCCCGCCCGCTCCACATCGGCGCCGCTACTCGAGCGCCCCAGGCTGAAGCGCACCGAGGCGGCGGCCTCCAGGCGGCTGCGGCCCAGGGCTTGGAGCACGTGGGAGGGTTCGCCCGCGGCGCAGGCGGAGCCGCTGCTGACCGCCAGGCTGCGGCGCAGGGCCTGATGCAGAGCGTTGCCCTCGACGCCCTCGATGCTGATGTTGAGGTTGTGGGGCAGGCAGGGGGCTCCGGCGCCGTTGCGTTGGATGCCGCCCAGGGCCTGGCAGCGCTCCCAGAGGGCATCCCGCAGCCCGGCGAGCCGCAGCCCCCGCGCCTCGCGATCCGCCTCGGCCAGCTGCACGGCCTTGGCGAGGCCGACGATCAAGGGCACCGGCAGGGTGCCCGCCCGCAGGCCGCGCTCTTGGCTGCCCCCGTGCTGTTGCGGCGCGAGATCGACCCCAGGGGCGATGGCCAGGGCGCCGATGCCTTTGGGGCCATAGAGCTTGTGACCGCTGAAGCTGAGCAGGTCGATGCCGAGCGCGCGCGGCTGCAGGGGCAGATGGCCGACTGCCTGGGCGCCATCGCAGTGGAACAGCACCTGCTGCTGGCGGCAGAGCTGGCCGATGGCCTCGAGCGGCTGGAGAACGCCGATCTCGTTATTGGCGGCCATGACGCTGACGAGCAGTGTCTCCGGGCTCAGGGCGGCCTCGAGCTGCTGCAGGTCGATCAGTCCATTGGCCTGGGGGGCCAGGCAGACCAGCTCAAAGCCATGCCCCGCCAGATAACGCATCGGATCGAGCACGGCCCGGTGTTCGGTCGCCAGGCAGATCAGGCGCCGGCGGGTGCCGCCGCGACGCAACTCCGCCTCCGCCACCCCCTTGATCGCCAGGTTGTTGGCTTCGCTGGCACCGCTGCAGAAGATCAGCTCTTCAGCCGTCAGACCCAGGGCGCCGGCGATGGCGGTCCTGGACTGCTGGACCACCGCAGCAGCGGTCAGCCCGGGTCGATGCAGGCGACTGGCGGGGTTGGCGAACGCGTCGCTCCACCAGGGCGCCATCGCTTCCACCACCGCCGGATCGCAGGGGGTGGTGGATTGATAGTCGAGATAGGTGACGCCGGAGGCCATGGACGCCCATGCTGGCAACCATGCTGCCGAACTCGGGCGCCATGGGCCGTCGCATTCCACTGCTGTCGTTGCTGCTGGGCGCCGCCGCCGCTGCAGGGCTGGGCGCCCAGGCCCAGGAGGTGCGCGATGGCGTTTTCTTCAAGCCCTCGGAGCAGCGCCCGGCCGATCTGGTGGTGCTGCGGGAATGGGGAACGATCGAAGGGGGGCACCTGATTGGGGTGCACGGCGTGAAGCCCGATCCCAATGACCCCACGGCGCGAACCATCGTCGTCTGGGTGGAATCCCCGACCGGGGTGGAGCTGGCCGTGGACAACCTGCGCTGCAGTGCCAGTGCGCCCATGCGCCTGACCAAGCGCCGCAACGAACTCTTGATCAAGGAGCTCAACCCCGGCGGCCAGGTCACCGAGGCCAACCGCTTGGATCACAAGATCTGGTGGGCCGCCTGTTTCCCCGAGCAGGCCGGTAAGGATCCCGCCACCCTCGCGGCCCTGGCTAAGCATTTGGGCTACTCCGGCCAGCTGATCGAGCAGCAGCAGGTCCTGCCTGGAAACCCTCGATAGATTGCGGCGATGAGCCTCGAACCTGATACCCAACAAGACGTCACGCCAGCGGCACCAGCCCGTTTGCTGTTGGTGGATGACGAACCGGGGTTGCGCACGGCCGTGCAGGCCTACCTCGAAGACGAGGGTTTTGTCGTCACGACAGCCGTCGATGGAGAGGACGGTTGGGCTAAGGCCCAGGAGCTGCTGCCCGATGTGGTGATCAGCGACGTGATGATGCCCCGCCTGGATGGCTACGGCCTGCTGCGCAAGCTGCGGGAGGACGAGCGCCTGGGCGGCACCCCCGTCATTTTCTTGACGGCCAAGGGCATGACGGCCGATCGCATCGAGGGCTTCCAGGCCGGCTGCGACGACTACATCCCCAAGCCGTTTGACCCCGACGAGCTGGTGGCCCGGGTGCACAACGTGGTCAAGCGTCAGGAGCGCCTGTTGACCGAGGCCGCCCGCTTCGCCGATGCGGACATCGGGCAGATGGCCAAGCAGATCACCGAGATCCGCTCCCTGCTGGCCACCGGTGGCAGCAAGCAGCCCACTGCGGCGGTGAAGCATGAGTTCACCCCCCGGGAGGCCTCGGTGCTGCAGCTGGTGGCGGAGGGAATGATGAACAAGGAGATCGCCCGGCGTCTGGAGACCTCGATCCGTAACGTCGAGAAGTACGTCAGCCGGCTGTTCACCAAGACCGGCACCGCCAGCCGCACGGAGCTGGTGCGCTACGCCCTCGAAAACGGCCTGGTTGAGTAGGGCCTGGCTGCCGGCGGCCCTCAACCGCGGTCACCGCTACCGGGACCGGGTCCAGGCGGCCGCCCAGAGCACGGTTGGCTATTACGCCGAGCGCTATGGCCATTCCGATCCGTCGGTGTGGAGGGAGCGCCTGGCCGCCGGTGAGATCTGGTGCAACGGCCAGCAGCTCCGGGCCGATGCAGCGTTGGCAGCCGGGGATCAGTTGATCTGGCATCGGCCCCCCTGGGAGGAGGCCGCCGTGCCGGTGCTGAGTCAGCGCGCGGTCGTCTTCGATGACGGTGATCTGCTGGTGCTGAACAAACCCAGTGGCCTGCCGGTGTTGCCCGCCGGTGGATTCCTGGAGCACACCCTGCTGACGCAGCTCCAGGCCTGGGCGCCCGAGGCTCGGCCCGTGCATCGCCTGGGGCGATTCACTTCGGGCCTGCTGGTCTGCGCGCGGCAGCGCGAGACCCGGGCGCAGCTCAGTGCCCAGCTGCGGGAGCGCACCGCAGCATCAGCCGTCGTCTCGTGGGGTCGGTGTTGTGTATATGAGACAGGCGGCCGACTGGCGCTGCGGCGAGAGCCGAGCGATCACGGTTCCCATTGGCCGGCGGCCCCATGTGCTGCTGGGGCAGTTGTGGTGCGCGGCCCTCCCGGGCGATCCCTCAGCCCTGGAGTCCCGTAGTGCCTTGACCCTGCTCGAGCGCCGGCCGGTGGGCTGTTTGGTGGAGGTGGAGATTGCGACGGGACGGCCCCACCAGATCCGGATTCACACCGCCGCCTTGGGCGCTCCACTGCTGGGGGATCCCCTGTATCTGCCGGGCGGAGCGGCGCGCCCTGAGGTGCTGCCCGGAGCCGGTGGCTACCAGCTCCATGCCCATCGCCTGCTTTTGGAGCCGAGGGGTTTGGCGCTGGAGGCGCCCCTGCCCTCAGGCCTTCTCGAAGGCCAGCAGCCGTGAGAAATAGAAGGGGGCTTTGTTCAGGCTGCGGCGCTTGAGCACGAAGCCCGCCGCTTCAGCGGCCTGGACAATTCCCTTCTCGCGCAGGGTGTAGGCGCGGGTGGTTTTGCTGGGTCCAGGGAAGAGCTGGCCGATCTTCTTGAGCACCGCCAACACCGGTGTGTAGGGGGCAAAGCTGACGATCAGGTGCTTCTCGGCCATGGAGGCGAGGTGGCGCACCATGTCCTCGGCGGGTTCCTGGGGGTAGTGGATGAAGACATCCAGGCAGACCACGGTGTCGTAGCTGCCGCTCAGGCTCTCCAGGTCGGAGGCCAGGTAGCTGACGCGCCCTGGGGCGATGCCGGCTTCATTGGCCCGGCGCTCGGCTTCCTGGACCATGGCCCCCGAGAGGTCGGAGGCGGCAATTGAGCCGGCGCCCAGCTGCGCCAGCGGCAAGGTCAGGCTGCCGACGCCACAGCCGGCATCACAGAAGCTGCGGCCGCCCAGGTTCCCCTGCTCTTGGAGCCAGGCCAGCACGTTGTCGACGGTCTTTTGGTGGCCGATGCGGATGTTCCGCTGCACCTTGTTGACGTCACTGGACTCGCTGTAGATGCGGTTCCAGCGATCGAAACCGGTGGTTTCGAAGTAGCCCTTCACCTCTTGCTTCTCGGCCTGCTTCTCGGCGGCCTTGTCGTTGAGGAGCTGATCGGCGGGCATTCGGCGCAGGGGGGAGGTGGGGCGGATCCTATTCAGGCGGCCCGGCTCCAGCGCAGCTCAGCACTGGTCCCGCTCCAGCGCAGGGTTTCGCCGAGGGGCAGGGCCTGCAGTTGCTCCCGCACGCGGGTTGGCGCACCCAGCAGGCGCCGGGGCAGGACGGTGGCCGCGGCGATGGCGCGATCGGCATCGCCACTCCAACGGGCCAGGCGCCTGACCGCCTCGAGCAGGGGCAGGGTGACCCCGGCCAAGGTGCCGTCTTCGAGTCGGCAGCTCCCCTGTTCGACGATCAGGGTGCGCTCATCCCAGCGGTGCAGCCCGTCGGCCAGGCCATAGGGAGCGAGGGCATCGCTCACCAGCACGACCTGCTCGGGTGCCAGCCGCTGCAGCAGGACCGCCATGGTCGGATCCACATGGACGCCATCGGCGATCAAGCCCAGGGCCACGTCCCCGCGTCGGACGGCGGCGCCAATCGGTCCAGGACTGCGGTGCTGCAGTCCTGCCATCGCATTGAAGCTGTGGGTGAGCATCCCCACCCCCTGATCGAAGGCATGGGAGGCCTGCTCCGCCGTGGCCTCGCTGTGCCCGAGGCTGACCACAATCCCTCGGCTGCGCAGGGCGGCAATCACCGCATCGGAACCCGGTAATTCCGGCGCCAGGGTCACCAGGGCGATGTCCTCTTCGAAGCCGCCGATGCGGGCATCGAGGGCCTCCAGGCTGGGGGTTGCGAGGTGCTCGGCCGGGTGGGCTCCGCGTTTGCCATGGGCGAGAAACGGGCCCTCCAGGTGCGCCCCCAGCAGCCGGCAGCGGCCGCGTTGGTGCTCTGCGCGCGCGTCCCTCAGCACCCCCAGGGCTTGGCGCAGGGGGGCGACCCCGCAGGTGACCAGCGTGGGACTGATGGCTTCAACCCCATCGCGCCAGAGCAGCTCGAGCAGCTCCAGCAATTTGGGCAGATCGCTGGGTTGCAATTCGGGGAAGGCCAGTCCCAGGCCACCGTTGATTTGCAGATCGATGCCGGCGGGACTGAGCCAGTCGCCAGACCAGTTCTCACCAGCGGCGGCGCTTCCCTGGGGCAGCGGCTGGATGGCGGCGATCTGCTCCTGGGCGAGGCCAATGCGCCAGAGCCCCGGCTCTCCAGGCAGGCGAACGTGGCTCAGCCAGCGCATTCGATGCGAGAACGGAACCATGTCATCCTCGCTGCGAATGCTGAAACGTGCCGATGTCTGACGCTGCGCTGGTGGCCGTGGTGATGGGGAGCGACTCTGATCTGCCCACCATGCAGCCCGCCGTGGAGATGCTCAACCGCCTCGGGGTGCCCGTGGAGGTCCGCGTGCTCTCGGCGCACCGCACGCCCATGGAGATGGTGGAGTTCGCCCAAGCCGCCGCCGGCCGCGGTTTCAAGGTGATCATCGCCGGGGCCGGCGGGGCGGCTCACCTGCCCGGGATGGTGGCGTCCCTGACGGTCTTGCCGGTGATCGGCGTTCCGGTCCAGACCCGGGCCCTCTCCGGGGTGGATTCCCTGCATTCGATCGTGCAGATGCCCGCTGGTATTCCCGTGGCCACCGTGGCGATCGGCAACGGGGCGAACGCTGGCCTGCTCGCCGCGCAAATTTTGGCGACGGCCGATGGGGCCCTCTCCGCTCGCCTGGCGGAGTACCGCCAGTCCCTCCACGATCAGGTGGTGGCCAAGGACGCCCGCTTGCTGGAGCTGGGCAGTGCCGCTTACTTGGCACAGATGTGATCGGTTGGGGCGGTGTTGTTGGGGTGACCCATGCTTGAACGTCTGGTTCTGCCGCCCTGGTTGCGCCTGAGCCTGGCGCTGCCGCTGTTGGCCTTGAACCTGTGGGTTCTGCGGCAACTGCTTCTGCCGCTGGCCCCCTTCCCCGCCCTGTTCGTCGGGGCTGCGCTGATTGCGTTCCTGCTGGATCTCCCCACCCGTTGGTTGGCTCGCCGTGGCCTCCCCCGCGGGTTGGCGGTGTTGCTGGTGGTCGGCCTGTCCCTGACCCTGTTGGTCTTGGCTGCCCTCTGGTTGGTGCCCCGCCTGATTGAGCAGCTGGGTGAGCTGATCAATTCCCTGCCCTCTTGGTTGGTTGAGGCGGAGGGCGTGCTGGATCGCCTGGAGGTCTGGGCTGCCGATCGGGGATTGCCGACGGAATTCACGGACCTCAGCAGCACCCTGTTCGCCCGGGCCAGTCAGCTGGCCAGCCAGCTCAGCCAACGGGCCCTCGGGATCCTGGGGGCCACCGTCGGTTTGACGGTCAATGTGGTGATCGTGGCGGTCCTGGCCCTGTTCCTGTTGCTGGGCGGCGACCCGATCGTGGCGGGCTTGGCCCGCTGGCTTCCCGAGGGAACGCGGGCGTTGGTCACCGGCACCTTGAACCGCACCTTCCGGGGGTACTTCGCCGGGCAGGTGCTGCTGGCCTTGATCCTCAGCGCCCTGCAGATCGTGGTGTTCACCCTGCTGGGGATTCCCTATGGGGTGCTGTTCGCGGTGGCGATCGGCTTCACCACCCTGGTGCCCTATGCCAGCGCCCTGACAATTGTCTTGGTGAGTGTGTTGCTGGCCTTGGATGACCCCCGCACCGGCATCGAGGTGCTGGTGGCGGCCATCAGCGTCGGTCAGGTGGTGGATCAGGTGATCCAGCCCCGCTTGATGGGCAGCATCGTTGGTCTGCAGCCCGCTTGGCTCCTGGTCTCCCTGCCCGTTGGCGCCCGCGTGGGCAGCTTGATGGGCTTCGGCGACCTGCTGGGCCTGTTGCTGGCGGTTCCGGTCGCCAGCTGCTTGAAAACCTTTTTGGATGCCTGGGGGCAGCAGCCTGCCCCCGACGTGATCACTGGGGAATGACGCCCGCTTCCCGCAGGTGGTTGATCACCAGCTCCACGCAGGCCTCGAGGCTCTGGCTACCGGTGTCCACCCGCAGTTCGGGCTTTTCAGGGGCCTCGTAGGGGCTGGAGATGCCGGTGAATTCCTTGATTTCACCCGCGCGGGCTTTGGCGTAGAGCCCCTTGGTGTCGCGCTCTTCGCAAACGCTCAGATCCGCGGCGCAGTGGATCTCGACAAAGTCGCCGTTCTCCACCAGGGAGCGGGCGCGGTCCCTGTCCGCCTTGAAGGGGGAGACAAAGGCCGTCAGCACCACCACGCCGGCGTCCAGGAACAGCTTGCTGACCTCGCCAATCCGGCGAATGTTCTCCTCGCGATCGGCATCGGAGAAGCCCAGGTCCTTGCAGAGCCCATGGCGGATGTTGTCGCCGTCCAGCACGTAGCAGGCCAGGCCGCGCTCAAACAGCGCCTGGTTGACCGCGTTGGCGAGGGTGCTCTTGCCGGAACCACTCAGGCCGGTGAACCAGAGGATGGCGCTGCGATGGCCGCGCTGCTCAGCCCGGGCGGCGCGATCCACCGATGCGTGGTGCCAGGCGATGTTGGTGGAGGCGCCCTTGTTGGTGAGCTCTCCGTAGGTGGGAGATGCGGTCATGGCGGGCCTTGGAGCAATGTCGGGCCATTGTCGCCGCCGACCGCTCCGGCTCAGCCGCCCGCTTGCTTGGGCCGGTAGCCCGCTTTCTCTAGGGCCGCCAGGGCGGCGCTCACCTGGTCTCCCTGTAGTTCGATCACTCCATCCTTCACCGTCCCGCCTGTTCCGGCGGCGGCCTTGAGCTGTTTCAGCAGGGCCTTGAGATCGCTTTCGGCGGCCTCCAGCCCCGTGATGGCCGTCACCATCTTTCCGCCCTTGCCGGCCTTTGTGCGCTGCACTCGCACGCGCTGTTGGGCCTTGGCCGTCGATTCCGCAGGGGCACTGCTGGCCCGTTGCAGGCTTTCAGGCCGTGTGAATTCTTGCCAGCCTCCCTTCGGCATCGCTTTGGATGTGTCTTGGTTCCAGTTCAGCGCAACGGAGGTCCGCGATGGATTTGCCGGCCGTTCAGGTGGAGGTCTGGCGCCTGGGTCTCCAGGGGCAACCCGCCCAGGAGGTCTGCCGTCCTGGCCCAAGTGGCGCTGCCTTGTCCACCTCCGTGAGCGGCAGTGATCCCTGCACTGCAGGCGGTCAGCGCATCCGCATCGATCAGCCCGCCGGCTGGCCAGTCCTGCCGCCCCCGCCAGTTCCTAACCTTGACTGACTCCGCGCGCACCTGGTGACCAGCACCGTTCCTTCGATGACGTCGGCATTGGCGCTGGAGTCACGGCCCAACAGCCTGGGTCGCTACGGCCAATTTGGCGGTCAGTACGTTCCCGAGACCCTGATCCCTGCCCTGGCGGAACTGGAGCGGGCCGCTGCAGAAGCCTGGCAGGATCCCGCGTTCACGGAGCGGCTCAATCACCTGCTGCGCAACTACGTCGGCCGGCCGAACCCCCTCTACGAAGCGGAACGGCTGAGCGAGCACTACCGCCGCGCCGAGGGCGGCCCGCGCATTTGGTTGAAGCGCGAAGACCTCAATCACACCGGCGCCCACAAGATCAACAACGCCCTGGGCCAGGCACTCCTGGCCCTGCGGATGGGCAAAAAGCGGATCATTGCCGAAACCGGTGCGGGCCAGCACGGTGTGGCCACCGCCACGGTCTGTGCGCGCTTTGGCCTCGAGTGCGTCGTCTACATGGGCGCCGAGGACATGCGCCGTCAGGCCCTGAACGTCTTCCGGATGCGTCTGCTGGGGGCAACGGTTCAGCCCGTCACCGCTGGCACCGCCACCTTGAAGGACGCCACCAGTGAGGCGATCCGCGATTGGGTCACCAACGTCGAGACGACCCACTACATCCTGGGTTCCGTCGCAGGCCCCCATCCCTTCCCGATGCTGGTGCGCGATTTCCATGCCGTGATCGGCGAGGAGACCAAGCGCCAGTGCCATGAAGCCTTTGGCCGTAACCCCGATGTCCTGGTGGCCTGCGTTGGTGGGGGCTCCAATGCCATGGGTCTGTTCCACCCCTTTGTCCAGGACACCGACGTCCGCTTGATCGGCGTGGAAGCGGCCGGCGATGGCGTTCCCACCGGTCGCCATGCCGCCACCATTACCGAGGGTCGCGTCGGTGTGTTGCACGGGGCGATGAGCCTGCTGCTCCAGGACGAGGAGGGGCAGGTGCAGGAGGCGCACTCCATCAGTGCCGGCTTGGATTACCCCGGTGTGGGCCCTGAGCACAGCTATCTCAAGACCATCGGCCGGGCTGAGTACGGCGCCGTTACGGATGCGGAGGCCCTCGATGCCCTGCAGCTGCTCTGCCAGCTGGAGGGCATCATCCCGGCCTTGGAGACCGCCCACGCCTTTGCCTGGCTCGACAAGCTCTGCCCCACCCTGGCCCCAGGGACCGAGGTGGTGCTCAACCTCTCCGGCCGCGGCGACAAGGACGTCAACACGGTTGCCGACCGCCTGGGCAGCGCCCTCAGCTGAGCAGCCGATCGAGGTAGCCCGCGACGCTCTCCACCGCTGAACGAGCGGTGGAGTAGGCCATGCGCATCGGGCCGATCAGGGCGACGTGGCCGTCGTTGCCGTAGCTGGCTTGCACCACTGCGCAGTCCTGCAGGGCGGGATGGGGGTGCTCTGAGCCAATCCAGACCCCGCCCCTGCCGCTGGCGGCCTTGCTGCGCAGAACCTGTTGGGGCTCCAGCTCCACAAGTTGCAGCAGCGGTTTCAGGCTGGAGCTGCGTTGGAATTCCGGTTGGCCAAGCAGTCCCGCCACCCCGAGGCTGACGGCGCCTTCGCTGCTGTTGCCCCGGGCCAGGTTGTGGCTGCTGAGGCCCTGCCGCAGCAATTCGCCGCTGCTTCCCAGTTGGCTGGGGAGTGCCTTCCAGTTCAGGCGACCAGTACCCCCCTGGAGTTGATCGCTGGCCCAGCGCTCCAGGGCTGGCACCTGGGCACCCAGTTCCTCGGGCATCCGCAGGTTGAGACAACTGGCGGCGGCCCCCTTTTCCACGAGCAGCACCAGTAACCGGTCGTCGCTTGGGACCAGCCGGACCGTCTCGAGGCGTCCCCCCATCTCCTGGGGCCGGGTGATCAGGCTCATCAGGCCCGTGAGGTCGGCCAGGCGGCGGGCGAGCTGCAGCAGCAGGTCATCCAAGGCGGCCCATTGCAGGCTCAACCCCGTGAGCTCACGGTTGAGTTGATTGGCGGCGGCACCGGGGGCGGGCAGGAGGCAGTCCACGTAGTGGCGATACCCCAGTTGGCTCGGAACGCGGCCGGCGGAGGTGTGCGGTTGGGTGAGCAGGCCCCGCTGCTCCAGGGCTCCCATGGCGGAGCGCACCGTGGCGGGGCTGGCCTGGAGGTCAAAGCGCCGCACCAGGGTTTGGCTGCCCACGGGCTCCGTGGTGTCGACGTAGTGCTGCACCGTCGCCTGAAGCACCTGCTGTTGCCGTCGGGGCAGGGGCTGCAAAACGGTGCACTGATGCCGCTTTGCGGATGCTACGGGGCCTAAACGCTGGCGCGGGCTGAATGCAGGAAAAAGCGGCGGTAGTCCGGGTCCTGATCGAGCAAATCCAGGAAGCGATCCCGGTCGAGCCGCAGCAGCAGTCCGTCTCCCCGCGCCCGCACGGTGACGGCCCGGGGGTGGTCCTCGATCAGGCCTGCGTCGCCGAAGAAGTCCCCCTCCTCCACCAGCCCCTGTTTGATCGGAGTCCCGCCCCAGAGATCGTTCTGCAGCACCTCCAAGGTGCCGGCCACCACCACATAGAAGGCGTCCGGGGCGTCCCCTTCGCGGAAGACCTCCTCGCCATGGCGGATCCGATCGCTGACGAATTCCGAGGCCAGCCAACGCAGCAGCTTGGGATCGACGCCGTGGAACAGGGGGATGGTGGCCAGGCGCTCGGGCGTGATCCGGACCCGTTGCCCCAGCTCCAGGTTGAAGCCGCTCATCTGCCGGTGCCAGAAGGAGGCATAGAGCCCGCCAGCGGCCAACAGATCGTTGTGGTGGCCGAGCTCCACCACTTGGCCTTGATCGATCACGGCGATCTGGTCCATGGCCGCAGCGGCCCGCAGCCTGTGCAGCACGGAGACCACCGTGCGGCCCTCGCTCAAGCGACGCAGGGTGGTGTTGATTGCTTCTTCGGTGCTGGGGTCGAGGGCGCTGGTGGCTTCATCCAGCAGCAAGAGCTGGGGGTTGCGAACGATCGCCCGGGCAATGGCAATCCGTTGCTTCTGGCCACCGGAGAGGCGACCGCCACCGGAACCGACCGCGGTCTGGAGGCCGTTGGGT encodes:
- a CDS encoding heat-inducible transcriptional repressor HrcA, whose product is MQPLPRRQQQVLQATVQHYVDTTEPVGSQTLVRRFDLQASPATVRSAMGALEQRGLLTQPHTSAGRVPSQLGYRHYVDCLLPAPGAAANQLNRELTGLSLQWAALDDLLLQLARRLADLTGLMSLITRPQEMGGRLETVRLVPSDDRLLVLLVEKGAAASCLNLRMPEELGAQVPALERWASDQLQGGTGRLNWKALPSQLGSSGELLRQGLSSHNLARGNSSEGAVSLGVAGLLGQPEFQRSSSLKPLLQLVELEPQQVLRSKAASGRGGVWIGSEHPHPALQDCAVVQASYGNDGHVALIGPMRMAYSTARSAVESVAGYLDRLLS